In Botrytis cinerea B05.10 chromosome 3, complete sequence, the genomic stretch TAACTAATCAACTCACCAACCAATTAACTAACTAGTCACCTTGTCACCTAGTCAACTAATCAACTTACTAATTAAATAACTAATCTAAAGTTATAATTTACAATGTATAAGCTACAACTGTCTATCTACCTCTCGATCTACCtacctctctttctctctcctctctcctcttcttctcttcttctcttcttctcttcttctcttcttctcttcttctcttcttctcttcttctcttcttctcttcttctatcatatacatatacatatacatagaaataagagatataaaaaaaagagaaaaaaaaacccAAAGCAAAGCgaactatatatataaaaaggggtattggtattgatcTATTTCACAAGTACATTTGATCTGTATCTATTTTTACAATAACAactacaaccacaaccacaaccacaacaacacattcttttcccatctttCCACTtacaaatctctcaaatctgCCTGCCCCACATCCTCGAATGACAAATAGACATCCTGagcttttctctctcctctttcctctttcctctttcttatttcttatttcttaatttccattttcatttttcaaatctcagtcccttccttccttcctcttcctcttctcttcccagATAATCAAAACACTCAAAACGCCACATATGCATGCACGCACGCATTGAAATGCaaatcatcacatcatccatcaatatcatacaaaaaaaaaaaagacccAAATTCCATCGAGAAGGATCCTATTCTCCACCAATACATACGATATAAGtgttcttttttctcctttaCCAACTTCCCAATTTCCACCCATGAATTCGATCTTGAATATCATCCCAACTGAAATTTTTGTAtactcttccttcctcttcacctTCTTGCAAGACCACTGTTGGACTACCACTTCCTTCTCCTGCATTTTTCACCAGACCTCCAAAGACTTGTGTAGCTACTCTTCTAAGATCTTTAACGGTTAATTCCTCGATTTTCTTGCACATCTCTCTGACCCCGACCTTTCTTCCATGTACTTGTACTTGTCTTCCCAAATCCTCTAATTCTACCATCCTCGATTCCAAGTTCATTAATAAACTTGATCTCAGTTGATTCTTCGCACGATTCACTTCTGCAGTTTGTAATGCGCTGAATCCAGAATCGAGAGTGAGACTTTGAAGTTCACGACACATGACATCAAGCATGTTCTTGACATAGCCTGGGGAACATGAGGATGAGATTCCAAAAAGCCCAGAATCGGTGTAAGAGTGGTTGAAAGCCATGCAAGATTCGACCCAACCGTGTTGATTTAGGACGTTGGTATAGAGACGAGAATACATGCCTTTGCCAGGGCCACCAGCAGAGAAGgatccaccaccaccaagaagagtttgaagagTAGCGAGGGCGTATATATCGGGGGAAGAAATGGGAAGAGCTTCGAATGCGATGTGGATATGGCTTAGTGCGGGAAGGGCAGGGTTCACTGGCGGTGGAAGAGTTGGGAGGGCAAGGAAGCCACCTGTATAGCGTGAAGGTTCGTTGAGGTTAAGGGGGTTGAGGAAGCCATTCTGAACAGAGGCATTTTTGGGTGCGGAAGTGGAGATGTTCTTGAAAAATGGCATGCGGGATATTAAGGTAGATGGCTTTTGTGTTGGtgaaggtggtggtgatgaggaagatgatgatgatatagaGCTTTCGCTGCTAGTTTCACCTGATGCTGAATCGAGAGATGTTTCTGATCCTGTTTGTGATAAAATGGGAGCTGATTTTGGCATATCTCCAAAATGTTGTTCGGCGAGTTTGACTGCTTCTTCGTGTTGTACGCCCGCAAATGCTACAACCATTCTTTCAGGTCTGTAGAAAGTATCTCGGTATTGTTGTATGGTATTGCTGTTGATCTCGGACAGTCGTTCTTTCGGGCACAATAGAGGATTCCCAAGAGTGTTCCCCTTGTATGCAACCATATGTACGATTTCCGGAAGAATTAACTCTGGCTTTGACCAAATCTCGCCAATCTCATATTCAGCCGTCTCTAATTGTTGCACAACCTCCTCCTCGGTGACTAAAGGATCTCGGATTGTCTCGGCGAGAAGAGCGACAGTAGTTGGGACCGCAGAGTTGAATGTGGCAGATTGATACATCAAAGATTCTCTTGATGAAGCGCATTGGATATTTCCCCCCAGCGACTCTATTGATTCTAACATCTCGTCGCTTGATCGTTTTGACGTAGACTTGAAGGCCAACCTATCCATTATATGACTAACCCCTCTGAGATCTTCATTTTCGTATCTGGACCCTGCATCGATGTATACTCCAATGCCGGAGAAGTGCCCCGGCAAAGCTTCTGTTGCGACTCGAACTCCATTGGGAAGGGTAGTGATTTGATCTAGCTCGGCAGGATCCTAGATGTGTCGAATGTTAGCTAAGGTGAGGGGAATTCGGGATTTGAGCTTCATCTGTACCTTCTGTATAGGTTCCACTATCGTAGCCAAACTTCTTGGACGGAAAGCAGGCAGAACATTGGATACAGGTCTTTGAGTGGAAAGAGCCCTCCTCAAGATCTTTGTGGAAGGATTTCTCAGCATCATGAAATACTGTTCGGTGTAATTGTGCTAAGTTGGAGATAGAAATTGACTTCGTCGCCGCGAAAGATGCGTCGCGGTTACATCTATCATGATTGCTTGGCACCGATATTCCCAAAAAAACTTGAGTTCGGCAATTACCGGTTGATGGCGGGGGGgcgttctttttttttttggaatgatGGGGGTTACATAAGCAGCATTATTAGATCAGCAATAGCAAAATTGAAGCCGAGCACGTGCCGAGGCATGCTCAGACCATGTTTAGTTATTAGACCATGTTACAGACTTGCAGCTCTTGCAGCTCCTGCAGCTGTCTACTCGAgtattccaatttccaagGTTTGTGCGAGGAGCGTAGCGCAACTGTGCCGCACTCGGACATTGTTCACGTGCCACATCCTTCCCGCTTTTTATCTTCTTACATGGAGGCGTTGAATCAGCGACTACGAGGGAGACCAGGATGGACGGGCTACCACACACCACCAGACGAGCCAGGCGAGCCAGGATGGACGAGAACCATGCGATCTAACGGTCCAagcatttttttttatcttttatgGCGGCAACGCAAGTCAAGAGGCAAGGTGGGTGGAGGGAAGTTACGTTGGTTGAAGGTTGTCGGTTGGATGTTGAATTGGAGGAGGTTGTTAGattggaggaggatgaatAACTCGAAAAGTCTTTACACCTTCTTTGAATCAGTGACATATGATATGGTCAGTATATAAGCATGTGTCTCTCGAGATCCACTCCCTCCCCTTGATGTGGAATATATCGTGGCCATCCCATGGCTGTGAAAAGGAACGCCGTTATCAAATCCAGGCCTGTTTCCAGCCATTTTCTCCATCGTTTTATATTGCACTCGTGCCATTCTGACCGATTGcgtatctctctctctgtccaCATCCAGCCGTATGATGCAAATGGGCTGATAGACACCGTCCGAGATGATTGATCATTCGTTCTGGCCATGtatgcgtgtgtgtgtgtgtgtatgtgtgtgtgtgtgtatgtgtgtgtgtatgtatgtatgtatgtgtatatatatatatatatttatatatgtgAATTATATATGTGAGTTATATATGTGAATTATTTACTGATAGATATaaatgttattattattattattattgttattatcaTTCACCATCCCGTACGATAGACTTACAGATGCAATGCTACCATACCACTCTGATCCTCCCCAACAACCGCCATACAACcaaaatccatttccattcttaTTCTTGTTAAAGTTTCTGATCCAAGGTCTATTCTATccacatatacacacatatacgcacatatacacacatatacacacatatacacacatatacacacattcATGCCTATTTGGTACttatacatacataagaTCGCACACTCTATTTCATCCATATTTCAACGtccacacaccacacaccgcatatccattccatttctttcttctcttcctgtTTTTCATATCTGTTGATTATTTGCCCAAGAAACTACCTACACATGCTGTACTAATACTGCCGTCTGCTACTTGTCGCTTGTTATCCGATTCCTCCTGCTCTTCCACCTCGTATCATTCCACATCTCCAATTTAGATGTCAAGTGAACGCACAGCACGACAAGCCACTTTATTTCTCTCAACCCAGAATCCCGTTAGGAACAGAACCAAAGTCAATCCagtccaatccaatccaatcaatcagcattcaacattcaacaTTCAACGTTCAATATCAGCAGCACTTTGActaccatacatacatagtgTTAGATACTACGAGAGACCATACCACCCACCTCTCCATACAATCCATACACTCCATACAATCCATACACTCCCATACACTCCATACATAATCTCGTTTCCCATACTTCCTAGCTCATTCATTCAagcgtttttttttttcccttttcttttatcaTCGCTTGCCCTGCAGTCAGTCCATCATCCTTTGTTGAACACACAGTCAAATACACGTTcacataaatacatatacGCATTTTCACACTGCACAATTGTCTGCCCTTCTCTCATTCACCTCACGCCCTCTCCCTtttcaagaagaacaaaagtCGCGGATCACCTTCATCCGCGTTCTTCGAGAGAATGTATTCATCGCTCCCTAGTGCGCCCTGGAACCCAACcgcttcaatctcatcaccCATGGTACGAGAAAGGAGTGCACAATCAATCTCCGTCTCACCAATCTCCCCACAACCAACGACCACCCCAACATCGCccacatcatcatctaccAGAGGTCGCCTCAGAGGTTTAAGTTACTTGCGAAGTTACACACAAAACCACTTATTATCGAGGGAGCATCATAATCCAAATTCGTCAAAttcctccaattccaatagTAATAACCATCCCAATCCACCACCCACACTCTCACACACCTCAAGTTATCCTTCGCCTTCATCCCCCACGTCAGCGAGCGCACACCCTCACGCCTCTTCTGCAGCCTCGCCTGCAACGCCTGTAACGCCTGCAACTTCTGCAACTCCTGCAACTCCTGCAACTTCTGCAACGCCTGCAACCGAAATTCTTCCTCGACAAATTTCACCCACTGCGCGAAGATCCACAAATCCCCCCGAATTAACATCTGCAGGTTCGAGTAATCAAGAAAATCTTGGATCGACAAGTGGGTGGTTACCGACAGTGGGAGGTCACAGCGGAGTATCAAGAATTGCAACTCAGCCACAACCTACTGCGACTGCCTCCTCTTCAGCTGTCTTATCGGCCAACGATTCATCTGCGATAACTTCTGGTCTTGAGGCGTCGATGGCAAGAACCAGATCCGCAGGAACAGGAGGGGCAGCAGACATGCCTTTATTAAATGACTCGGGCGAAAACAGTTCTCAGCCAACAAGAGAAACCATGTCGCATCAGCTACCATCAATTCGTTTCTCTCCGCATCAAGATCCTCGAGCTCATCGTCCATCTCTCGTATTTGGCACCATGAGTCGAACCCTCCCGACAGGAAAGGAGATTATAAAAGTTGGTCGATATTCCGAAAGAGATAATCAACCCCCTCATGCTACAAATGTGCCGTCGTTTGCACCAGTTGGATTCAAGTCAAAAGTGGTTAGCAGGCGTCATTGTGAATTTTGGTGCACGGGAGGGCGTTGGTTTATAAAGGATGTGAAAAGTTCATCGGGCACATTTCTCAATCACATACGATTGAGTTCACCGGGAACAGAATCAAAACCATTCCCAGTGAACGATGGCGATATAGTCCAATTAGGTATAGATTTCAAAGGTGGTGAGGAAATGATATTTAGATGCGTCAAAATACGAGTTGAACTCAACAAAGGATGGCAAACCGGTCCTAGCAGTTTCAAGTATGCATACTAGTTTGATGGTGAACCCAGTGTATTTGCTAATCTTCTATCCAGTGTACAATCCCATAAGCGCTTACGCGAGCTCAACAACAATCTCAAGAAGCAAGCCGCCGGTGGTTCGAGTAGTTCCTCGCAAGATTGCTCGATTTGTCTTGGACCCATAGCAGTAAGTCAAGAGCTTTTCTCCTACCCGATAGCCCCAAACTAACGCACGAAAGCCCTGCCAATCTTTATTCGTCGCACCCTGTTCTCACACATGGCATTACAAATGTATACGAGTGGTGATCAATGGTCCCACTTGGCCTCATTTTATATGTCCAAATTGTCGTACAGTCGCAGATCTCGAGGCAGAGCTTGATGAACCagatggagattgggaggAATTAGCCACATCTGATGCCGAGGCGGAGGTGGAAGCAGTATCAGAATCtgcaacaaattcaaacaatccCCTTGGAACCGAGCCAACGACCCAGGAAGCGATTATACCACAGACGAGTGATCCCACGGCCGCTCCAACTCTACCGGAGCCGGAAACCTTTGAACCTTTGAATATGAATCACATCGAAGATGATCTCGACACGAGCGATGATTCTAGTACTGGTGCTCACGCCCACGAATCTAGACTCGAAGATATAGCTTTTCTTAACGTAAGCGATTCACAAACCAGTTCGGCGTCAGCCACACCAATTCCTCAAACCAACCTGAATTCTACAGTATCACCTGTCGACATAATTGCAAGAAAGCCAGTCCCTAGTGCCACCTCTATCTCTCGTTCTGAGCGCGGTTCACCAAGTCCAAATGGTATGCATCCTGCATTAACAGATCCTCTCACGGGTGAAGGGCCAATGACACCTAGAAATGATGTAGGACCATTCATTTTTGACGGTGGGGCGGGGTTAACAGACACAATCAGGCTAGCCACTGGATCTAGCAATTTAGATTATAATGAAACACCAACGACAGCTCACTCAACACCGCATTCTGCTCTTTAGATTTTCTCTCAAGAGGAACAATCAATCAGTACGAAAGGATTTGGCCAGGGCAAATTTTCTGCATTTTAGCGAAGGATTCTCTGTGGGCGATCATTTGATGTCTAGTGGTTAAATTCATCACTTTTGTATGGTTACGATAAATGATAATAAACGACAAATGATCTGGGTACATATTTTCGAGGGAACAAATGAGGGGAATAAGAAGTTAGTTTGCATGTTGGGATGAATGGTGATAGGCGTATACTTGGGAGGATTCAAAGTCACTTGAGAAATGGAGTGGGGTGGAGTTAATTGCTTCTTATATGAGCTGGTTGATTGGGAATGTGTTATTGATAGAGGAGAAAGGGTAGGGGGAAGCGAATGCGCTAGATACATACGCACTTgcatttacatttacatatGCGGTTAGGAATAGGATCAGGAATAGCGAAATGGGGTGAGCCAGCGTCGAGCCAACTCGGAGGACTTGATAGATATATCTCGCTTTGTTGAGAGTAGCGGATCAGGGATACCTGGAAATATGAGATGTTCTTATTATACTCTATCGATATTTTATATGTGATATGTGATATTTGATACTACTTCAATTCcgagattgaagatatattcgaattgattgaaatgaaatgaacaAAATCACTTTTAGAAAATAGATAAGATGACTGTAATTTTAATCcataaataagaaagagagagagatacgAGtcgatatatctatctatctatatctacctatctatatTACTTGAAAGTAAACTCTCGTTCGCTTCTCCTAACAGCTTTGACAAGTTCCTATGAGTTCctattaatcttttaatcttttaatcagatattagatattaaatcgtataatactatatataatgagatgagatataaTGAGATATAATGAGATATTACTTAGAATATACGTACAATCTTCCTCTCATCCCTCTTTACTCATATACGATACAAAAACTTAGTTTTCAcatcaaaagatataaaatacacacatatataagcagctaaaaaaaaacaacGACAGCGTTCActcccattcattcaattcaattcatatcGTGTATGCATAAACATTCATACATTGTACGCTACGCTGCGTATCATTGCTTACTTCGCGTAATTTAATATGCCCCTGCCTTCCCTCCCCTTGCCAACCCCGCTAACCACCCAAGATCGTATTCATAACACCCACTCATCAGTTAAAAGCTTCTTCCATCCTTCCCTAAacccctccatccattctAGGGAACCATGACTCAGATAAATCTCATCAAGCCATCATCCATCCGTTCATTGCCACCCCTTCCACCCCCTCAACCTCCCAAAATAAACCCAAATAATCACTCAGCAAAtcgcaaagaaaagaaaaaaaaccgCTCCCCGCACTACCCCCCACCCAAAATTTACACAAGTAATATCACTTCTCAACTCCAGCCGGTAAATGCAAATTTGCAGCCGTCTCCTCCGCTTTCGCATTCTTCGTAGcatttaaatctatttcagGAGCCGATGAATCACCTTCAATGGACTGAGGTTCCTCTTCAACTACACTCTCCATCCGAGgtttctcttcatcctcatcatcctctaCGGCTCCATCAAATTTAGGATCATGTCCTGCACCACTATTACTACCACTAATACCGAGATTTGATGCACCATCTTTAACTTTTTGCTGAGATTCTGAAACAATTTTATCCGCTTCGGATAGTGTACCTAATCCCATATTACCATCACCTTCAACACCAATAGCTGCATGAGAATCTTTGGCGGTTGCAACAAGAAGTGGTCGATTAAATCGAACAATCATACAAGACAAATTATCGGTACTAAAGCGAGCAAGGGCGTATTCGACAAGTTGTTTAGCTGCGGCAACAGGATCTTGTTGATGACGAACGAGATCAACTGCTTCTTGATCTGAACAGACATCCCATAACTGTGACTTGATTAGTGGAATTCTTCACAAACGATTAAAATAGTACTTACACCATCACAAGccaatataatgaattcatCACTATCAGGTTGTATAACAGTTTCAGTCGTATATGGATGACCTGTAACCAAATCTTTCATATACGCATCTCCCAATGCACGAGTAACTGCCAAAACACCATTGACACGATTATTGAGGATCAAACCACCTGCATTTGCAACACGttttccttcattctcatcactACCCTTATGATCATAAGATAGACGTAAAGCTTTGCCGTTGCGACACAATACGATACGTGCATCTCCAACATTGGCGGTATACAAAACTCTAGCACGAGAAGAAGTGCTTTTGAGTTTTGCCTGAACATCTCCAGTAGGAGCATTCAAAACGGCTTTTGGCTGTTGTGATGTGGATTTCGAATCTACACCACCATCTTCAGTCTTTGTTTCTTCAGCAGCTTTAACAGCAGCAGCGGTCGCAGGTGCAATGGCTGTAGAACCCGTGGCAGATGAAGTGTTTGGTATCCTATCCTCCCAACGAAGCACTGCTGTAACGGCAGTACAACCACTGTTTTTCAAAGGTAATTTTTCCAACTGCGCATCGACCGTTGTAAAGGTTTGATCGAGAAGCTCGGGAATCGGTGTATTCGGATTCTTTCGTATAGTCTCTTCCAAAATGAGATGTAATTTCTTTCCGCACCAATCCGCAGCAAATGTACCTGCATGACCGTCGAAGATTGCAAAATAGCCATTGTCTGTCTCCATCATAGATTGTGCAGATACCGGCCGAGCAATACTATCTGATGAATCACTTGCGACTTTATCTGACTTTTCTGACTTGGAGCTAGAATCGGCACCCACCACAGGTGCAGGTGTGTGTAAGAAGTTATACAAGAAAGCATGAGTATCCTCCATCGTGCGACGACActtcttatttttatcttcCCAAACGCCGACTTTGAATGTCGATCTAGGACCGGGACGAGATTCTCCCGCCGAATTATTATGCTGCCCTTGGGGAACCGTCAAGGCCGGATCTTGTTTTCCCAACTTTTGTAAGGGCGTTTGCACTACATCGCTTGATCGACCACCAGACATGAATCCGGAAGAATTAGGACTCTGGCTGAAGTGCAATGAATTTTTCGCACTGGCAAGAAACGAGCTGGCTTTGCCGCCGACCCCGCTACTCCGGCGTTTCTTCTCTCCAGAACCATCGCCGGGAATTGCGCGACCTGGCGGACTGCCATTGCCGCTACGTTTTTCGGATGTGCCAGTCTCACCATCGAGAGCTCTTAAAGCGGACGATGCATCGCCTTGGTTGTTGAGACCTGTTGATGAATCGGCGCTAGATTCGGAAGAGGTGGGAGGAGTGGTGGTGGAAGCTAAGGACGAATCTTTTGGTGGGGAACTCGAGCTGCCAAACATTCTGTTGAGCAGACCTCCTTGGGAGGAAAAGCTCCTCCTCTTATTTCCTGCCAGTTTgtttgatttaaataaaagagtCTCGTGAAGAGACGGACGGCTGTTATtcgaagagaggaagaaggttCGTTTTGCTGTGCGAATTTATCGTTCCTGCCTCTTATTTGTTTGGTTGTTTGCTTCGCCCTCCTCTTCGGGGTGCAAGGTAGCTAATAAGACCAGTTGACTTTGTAATATGGCCAGACAATGGGTAACGAGGAAGTAGTTTGGATGATTTGTccgatttcaatattttaaatgaGACTTGATCgggttgagaagaagaaggacgAGAGAAGATTGAGTTGGGCTGCGTTGAGGTTAATTGGATTTGGAGTATGACTGAGTTTTGGTTCCTGTTCTTGGGTTGAGACTGGGAGTGAATTAGCTTTGGATTTGGATCATCATTTCCTCTCCCATGACATCGTTTTTGCGGTCGGTTCGTGGGGTATTTCGGGTTATTGGGTACAATACAATGGGATGCTCACGATTGATAGACTCCGCAATCCACTCTGATCCTTTGTAATATAAAGTACCACGGAGCtgggatttggatggaaggGAGATGCTTTATGCTAAATACTATATAGTACAAACTAAATGCTAAATGCTAAATGCTATATAGTACAGACTAATAAATGCTAAATGCTAAATACTATATAGTACAGACTAAATGCTAAATACTACATACTACATCCTACATCCTACATCCTACATCCTACATCCTAAATACACTTTGCACACGTACGAGGATACAAGGGAAATTGCCGTTAGACACAATGACCGGGTGCTTGGATCTCCGTCTCGATTCGGCAACAGGGAAACACGATGACGACTCCGGACCGCGAGGAAAGAATCCGAGGGAGTGAGTGGTATGTATCAGGATGAATGCAGCAGCAGAGCAATCTGGGGAAATCCAGAGCGAGAGAGGCACGGTGGTTCTGCTGCTTCTCCCATACTGCAATCGAGACGAGATACTGCCAGGTAGTCAGTCGTCAGTCATTTCTACACCCAAGAGATAATATAATCATGTTATAGTACAACGACTCTATGCTATCTCATCGCCTCCTCGACTATATACTTCTCCAAGGCAAAAAGATACACAttcacatctacatctacactTCTACACATCTACACATCTACAAATCCCCAAACTATatattacatacatactataCATCTCCAAACGACACTCGGCAAACAGCAATCAATACATATCCAACCGcaccatatatatatatatatatacctacctatcgCGTGTACCTAGTTCAAAGATCATCACAGTTATCTCATATCTTATAGTTATTATCCAACATCTACAGAATCCATACATACCTATCCGTGtcatttttgtatatatatatatatatatatatatatatacacaaatACACAAATAACTAAATACTTACTGACttacttatttatatatatatacatcctGACTACATTCTGACTACATACACTAAATTAGATATAACTATACATAACTATACATCTAACACAATAACAacaaacaatacaatacactACAACACTACACTactccaacccaacccaaccaaCCACACCACAACACAAAACGTTCAGTCAAACAAAAATCAAGTAAAATCCTCACATCTAACACAACAGATCTTATTGATTCCCGATTTATTCTCTATTTATGAAtgcatgaatgaataaatatgtAAATATATGTATCTACTCATAAGCAACAAGAAAACTAGAACCCTCCCatcctcccatcccatcccatcccatcccatcccatcccatcccatcccatcgcATCCTTGGACTCGCATCCTCAAAACCTCCTCCCTATTTACGCAAGGCAAGGTAAAAGACAGagagacagacagacagacagatagacagaAGATtatgaaaaaaataaaaaaaatctgTAAAACCCATCCATAACAGACCCAAACCACAACCGCTAATAAAACGCCTTCCGCAATCCTGCGAGTAACGCCGATGAAAGAATTGTACGTGTGTGGATCGACAAACATCATGtatctttccatctcatctgaCCATTATACCGACAAATGAGTGTCCTCTTTTACAGAATCGATTTGCATGTGACCTCATTCAATGAATTCTCACCCCTCCCTCCACCCCCCTGATCaataaacaaatcaatagatcaatcaatcccTCCTCAAACTATCCAATCTCGCCTgcaaatcatcatctccgGGATCCGCCCCGCCAGGCCCCCCACCACCCCCAACAGCCTGCGCGACCCTCCCCTCCGCCACCGCCTGACTCTGCAATCCCTGCGGAGTCTCCCCCATCGCCGCTTTCAAATCGATTCcaatctcctccaaaacctGTTCTACGACTTCCTCaccctcttcctcatcttccagACCGGTGACATCATCAATcgcatcatccatcatttctTGTCTCTGATccataatatcattttccttttcgaaTTCCATCGCGATTCGTTGCAGCGCGGGGAGATTCATGCTTCGGTTCATGCTGCCGAGAACTCCTGTTGCACCTTTCATGGCTTGCATCATTTGTTCATTTGTTCGTACCGTCTTTTTCCAATAAATCAGCACAAACCCCTCTTAATCActcccctccctcttcctcttcctcttcccgctcctttccccctcccctcctccaacCCCCCTAAAACcaaaactaaaaaaaaacatacctgTATCCTCAAACTAATCGCCTGCAACTGAGT encodes the following:
- the Bcdid4 gene encoding Bcdid4, with the translated sequence MNIVEWAFGKRMTPAERLRKHQRSLEKTQRELDRERTKLENQEKKLIQEIKKSAKNGQMGAAKIQAKDLVRTRRYVEKFYSMRTQLQAISLRIQTVRTNEQMMQAMKGATGVLGSMNRSMNLPALQRIAMEFEKENDIMDQRQEMMDDAIDDVTGLEDEEEGEEVVEQVLEEIGIDLKAAMGETPQGLQSQAVAEGRVAQAVGGGGGPGGADPGDDDLQARLDSLRRD
- the Bcptc1 gene encoding Bcptc1: MFGSSSSPPKDSSLASTTTPPTSSESSADSSTGLNNQGDASSALRALDGETGTSEKRSGNGSPPGRAIPGDGSGEKKRRSSGVGGKASSFLASAKNSLHFSQSPNSSGFMSGGRSSDVVQTPLQKLGKQDPALTVPQGQHNNSAGESRPGPRSTFKVGVWEDKNKKCRRTMEDTHAFLYNFLHTPAPVVGADSSSKSEKSDKVASDSSDSIARPVSAQSMMETDNGYFAIFDGHAGTFAADWCGKKLHLILEETIRKNPNTPIPELLDQTFTTVDAQLEKLPLKNSGCTAVTAVLRWEDRIPNTSSATGSTAIAPATAAAVKAAEETKTEDGGVDSKSTSQQPKAVLNAPTGDVQAKLKSTSSRARVLYTANVGDARIVLCRNGKALRLSYDHKGSDENEGKRVANAGGLILNNRVNGVLAVTRALGDAYMKDLVTGHPYTTETVIQPDSDEFIILACDGLWDVCSDQEAVDLVRHQQDPVAAAKQLVEYALARFSTDNLSCMIVRFNRPLLVATAKDSHAAIGVEGDGNMGLGTLSEADKIVSESQQKVKDGASNLGISGSNSGAGHDPKFDGAVEDDEDEEKPRMESVVEEEPQSIEGDSSAPEIDLNATKNAKAEETAANLHLPAGVEK
- the Bcmas2 gene encoding Bcmas2; protein product: MMLRNPSTKILRRALSTQRPVSNVLPAFRPRSLATIVEPIQKDPAELDQITTLPNGVRVATEALPGHFSGIGVYIDAGSRYENEDLRGVSHIMDRLAFKSTSKRSSDEMLESIESLGGNIQCASSRESLMYQSATFNSAVPTTVALLAETIRDPLVTEEEVVQQLETAEYEIGEIWSKPELILPEIVHMVAYKGNTLGNPLLCPKERLSEINSNTIQQYRDTFYRPERMVVAFAGVQHEEAVKLAEQHFGDMPKSAPILSQTGSETSLDSASGETSSESSISSSSSSSPPPSPTQKPSTLISRMPFFKNISTSAPKNASVQNGFLNPLNLNEPSRYTGGFLALPTLPPPVNPALPALSHIHIAFEALPISSPDIYALATLQTLLGGGGSFSAGGPGKGMYSRLYTNVLNQHGWVESCMAFNHSYTDSGLFGISSSCSPGYVKNMLDVMCRELQSLTLDSGFSALQTAEVNRAKNQLRSSLLMNLESRMVELEDLGRQVQVHGRKVGVREMCKKIEELTVKDLRRVATQVFGGLVKNAGEGSGSPTVVLQEGEEEGRVYKNFSWDDIQDRIHGWKLGSW